The Halichoerus grypus chromosome 14, mHalGry1.hap1.1, whole genome shotgun sequence genome contains a region encoding:
- the LOC144380123 gene encoding interferon alpha-1/2-like: MALPFSFLVALVVLSCNSLCSLGCDLPQNHGLFAWRALTLLGQMRRMSASSCDKYTSDFAFPQEVLEGKQLQKAQALSVVHVMNQKIFHLFCTEASSAAWNETLLEEFCSGLSEQLTDLEACPTQEAGVAETPLMKVDSILRNYFQRISHYLQEKQYSPCAWEIVRAEITSSLFSSTMLQERLRSKK, translated from the coding sequence ATggccctgcccttttccttcttGGTGGCCCTGGTGGTGCTCAGCTGCAACTCGCTCTGCTCTCTGGGATGTGACCTGCCTCAGAACCATGGTCTGTTCGCCTGGAGGGCCTTGACGCTCCTGGGACAAATGAGGAGAATGTCTGCTAGCTCTTGTGACAAGTACACAAGTGACTTTGCCTTCCCCCAGGAGGTGCTGGAGGGCAAGCAGTTGCAGAAGGCTCAAGCCCTCTCTGTCGTCCATGTGATGAACCAGAAGATCTTCCACCTCTTCTGCACAGAGGCCTCATCTGCTGCTTGGAACGAGACCCTCCTAGAGGAATTCTGCTCCGGACTTTCTGAGCAGCTCACCGACCTGGAAGCCTGTCCCACGCAGGAGGCTGGGGTGGCAGAGACTCCCCTCATGAAGGTGGACTCCATCCTGAGGAACTACTTCCAAAGAATCTCCCACTATCTGCAAGAGAAGCAATACAGCCCTTGTGCCTGGGAGATTGTCAGAGCAGAAATCACGAGCTCCTTGTTTTCATCAACGATGTTGCAAGAAAGATTAAGGAGCAAGAAGTGA
- the LOC144380146 gene encoding interferon alpha-1/2-like: MKVWKVSSNFGTCAEKRNVEMSTGSVTCPQEVEHHTHKGRCSEDPGPRFPDLPTPARPAASADSPKALPFSFLVALVVLSCNSLCSLGCDLPQNHGLFAWRALMLLGQMRRMSASSCDKYTSAFAFPKEVLDGKQLQKAQALSVVHVMNQKIFHLFCTEASSAAWNETLLEEFCSGLSQQLTDLEACPMQEAGLGEPPLMNVDSILRNYFQRISLYLQEKQYSPCAWEIVRAEIMKPLYSSTTLQKRLRSKK; the protein is encoded by the exons ATGAAAGTGTGGAAGGTCAGTAGCAACTTTGGAACCTGTGCGGAGAAGAGAAATGTGGAAATGTCCACTGGATCAGTGACTTGTCCTCAGGAGGTGGAACA CCACACACACAAGGGAAGATGTTCAGAGGACCCAGGGCCACGGTTCCCAGACTTGcccaccccagccaggccagCAGCATCTGCAGATTCCCCAAAggccctgcccttttccttcttGGTGGCCCTGGTGGTGCTCAGTTGCAACTCGCTCTGCTCTCTGGGATGTGACCTGCCGCAGAACCATGGCCTGTTTGCCTGGAGGGCCTTGATGCTCCTGGGACAAATGAGGAGAATGTCTGCTAGCTCTTGTGACAAGTACACAAGTGCCTTTGCCTTCCCCAAGGAGGTGCTTGATGGCAAGCAGTTGCAGAAGGCTCAAGCCCTCTCTGTCGTCCATGTGATGAACCAGAAGATCTTCCACCTCTTCTGCACAGAGGCCTCATCTGCTGCTTGGAACGAGACCCTCCTAGAGGAGTTCTGCTCGGGACTTTCTCAGCAGCTGACTGACCTGGAAGCCTGTCCCATGCAGGAGGCGGGGCTGGGAGAGCCTCCCCTCATGAATGTGGACTCCATCCTGAGGAACTACTTCCAAAGAATCTCCCTCTATCTGCAAGAGAAGCAATACAGCCCTTGTGCCTGGGAGATTGTCAGAGCGGAAATCATGAAACCCTTGTATTCATCAACAACCTTGCAAAAAAGATTAAGGAGCAAGAAGTGA